The following is a genomic window from Leptolyngbya sp. 'hensonii'.
GATTAGCAATGTCATTGGCATGCCCGGGGCTGTGAATGGGATTTCTGAAGTAGTGGTGTTGGAACCTCGCTCCTTTGAAGAGATGCCCCAGGCGATTCAGGCCCTGCGGGAGCGGAAATCTGTGGTCTTGAATCTGAACATCATGGATCCCGATCAGGCCCAGCGTGCTGTTGATTTCGTGGCTGGTGGAACCTATGCGATCGATGGTCATCAGGAGCGGATCGGTGAAAGCATTTTCCTGTTTACCCCTAGCTGTGTTCAGGTGACAACTCAAACCGGTGTGACCCATGAAGTCCCCCAACCTCAGGTGCGGATTCCCCGTCCCACCTCTCCTACTCCCGCTTGGACCAATGATCAGGCCCGGATGGCCTAGGAATTGAAGCGCAAGACAGTTCCTTGGGGCTGTGAATTGCTGGCGGATGCATGTCATTGTCCATTTATTGCTGTTGGGTAAAGAAGGCTAGCCTTGTCTATTAAGCTGGGCATAATTGGAGGCGGGGTTATGGGGGAAGCCCTATTGTCCCGCCTTATTGCTAAGGACGTGTTTGCGCCAGGGGAGATTTTGGTGGGTGAGCCCCATCCGGAGCGGCGCAACTTTTTATCCCAGCAATATGGTGTTGAAGCCACAGCAGAGAACCCCCTCGTTGCAGCAAGGGCAGAGATCTTGTTGCTGGCGATTAAGCCGCAAGTTTTCATGGCGGTGACTCAAAATTTATTACAGAGGGACGGACAAGATTCCCTCTCTCTGGTGATATCCATTTTGGCTGGTGTTCCTTTGGCTAAACTGGAAGCTGCTTTTCCGGGAAAGCCGGTCATTCGAGCTATGCCCAATACCCCCGCCACTGTGGGAGAGGGGATGACGGCTCTGGCATCTGGTCCGATCGTTAGCTCGGAGCATCTGGCCCAGGCTCGCCAGATTTTTGCAGCCGTTGGGGAAGTGGTTGAGGTTCCAGAGTACCTCATGGATGCGGTGACTGGTCTCTCTGGTTCAGGCCCTGGCTATGTGGCGATCGTGATTGAAGCCCTGACGGATGGAGGGGTGGCAGCGGGGTTACCTCGACCGATCGCAGCCCAACTGGCGCTCCAAACCGTTCTGGGCACGGCCCGATTAATTCAGTCCTCCCAGCTTCATCCTGCAGAGTTAAAGGATCGGGTGACCAGCCCCGGCGGTACAACGATTACTGGAATTGCGGTTCTGGAACAAGCAGGCTTCCGATCTGCCCTGATCGAGGCTGTACGGGCAGCCGCTGATCGATCGCGGGAGTTGGGCGGATAACCTATCTGGATGCAATTGATATAAGATCAGGGGCAGAAGGGTTTATAAAAGTTTATAAAAGTTTGTGATTGCCTCCTCAACAATTCCAGATGAGTTTCAGTTTGATACCATTGACGCTGCTCTGGCAGATCTGAAAGCGGGTCGAGCGATCGTGGTGGTTGATGATGAGAACCGGGAGAACGAGGGTGATATTGTTTGCGCCGGTCAGTTTGCAACCCCTGATCTGATCAATTTCATGGCCGTCTACGCTAGGGGGCTGATTTGCTTGGCCATGACGGGGGATCGTTTGGACGAGCTGGACTTGCCCCTGATGGTTACGAATAATACGGATAGCAATCAAACGGCGTTCACGGTCAGTATCGACGCCTCGCCCCATCTTGGGGTGTCCACGGGGATTTCTGCCGACGATCGAGCCAGAACAATCCAGGTGGCCATTAACCCCCTGACCCGGCCCCAGGATTTGCGGCGGCCCGGTCATATCTTTCCCTTGCGGTCCAGGGAAGGAGGGGTGCTGAAGCGGGCTGGCCATACCGAAGCGGCAGTTGATCTGGCCCGGTTGGCCGGATTGTATCCAGCAGGGGTGATCTGCGAAATTCAGAACCCGGATGGCTCGATGGCGCGCTTGCCGGAGCTGATTGACTACGCCCGATCGCATGGGCTCAAGATTATTAGCATTGCCGATCTGATCAGTTATCGCCTGCAGCATGAGCGATTTGTCTATCGGGAAACGGTAACGACCCTGCCCACAGAATTTGGTTATTTTCAAATTTACGCTTACCGCAATGTTCTCGATGACTCAGAGCATGTGGCCCTGGTCAAAGGCGATCCGGCCACCTTTAAAGATCAATCGGTGATGGTGCGGATGCATTCGGAATGCCTGACTGGGGATGCTCTGGGTTCCCTGCGGTGTGACTGCCGGATGCAGTTACAGGCTGCTTTGAAGATGATTGAGAATGCAGGCCAGGGGGTATTGGTCTACCTGCGTCAGGAGGGCCGGGGCATTGGCCTGATTAACAAGCTGAAAGCCTATTCTCTGCAAGATATGGGGCTGGATACGGTGGAGGCCAATGAGCGACTGGGTTTTCCAGCCGATCTGCGAAATTATGGCGTGGGTGCCCAGATTTTGAATGATCTGGGGGTGCAGAAGATTTGCCTGATTACGAATAATCCCCGGAAAATTGCTGGCCTGGGGGGCTATGGCCTGGAAGTTGTGGATCGGGTGCCTCTGCTGATTGAGGCGACCTCTTATAATTCCAGCTACCTGGCGACCAAAGCGGAGAAAATGGGGCACATGATGCTGCAGACCTATCTGGTCACGATCGCGTTGCAGTGGCAGGATGAGCCTGGTTCAATCACAGAACGGTACAATCGCCTGGAAAAGCTACGCCATCTGGTCGCCAGCTACAACTTGCTGCTGCAGGAAGAAGTGCGACCGGTGGCGGTGGCCCTCTTTGGCAAGTCTGCTCTGATTTTCCATCTGGGCCTGGATCAGCCACTGGTGGGCGAGAATAACTGGTATAGCCAACCCAATCATCCTTACACTCAGGCAATTGGTGAGATTTTGGATACTCTGGCTGATTCCTTGGGGCTGAGCGGCCTGGAGTTTTTGATTTCTTCCGGGTCTGATCCCCTGACTGGCCTACAGATGAAACTGGATCGCCGATCGTGCGGCCTGGATCAATTGCCCTCGACCTTGATGTCTGAACTGGAAACTCAGACAATCTATAGTTTTAGCCAGGGGAGAGTAACCTGACCAACAGTTTGGAGCTTTGCTGAATGCAAATATGAATTACCCTCATCCCCAACCCTTCTCCCGCAGGAGAAGGGAGCTAAAACTCTTGTTCCCTCTCCTTTGGGAGAAGGCTGCATAAGGCGCAAGCACGAAAATCATCCTTCTATTCAGCAACGCCCAGTTTGGAGTATTGGGGATGGTCAATCGTAGTCCTCAGTACAAAAAAAATGTGGCCGGTTGGTTACTGTTCATTCCATCAGACTCTCTAGTTACCCGTATTTAGCGGGACATCACAACCCCATAACCCGGTTTCTTGTCCTCCATGCTGCTCTCTGCAGCAGAGGGAGTTGAGGGACCGGGTTTCTTGTAATAGCCTGTAAATTCGCTATCCTAACTCCATTAATAGCGTTGCGGAGGGATGAGTCCGTGCTCATGCCCGATCGGTGTCCACTAGATTGGGCGCTGACTTGTTCGGTTTTTTCGTCAAAGGTAAGGGAATGAATTTTTTGATCCAGAATGCTCTAGTGTTGCACGGAGAAGGGTATGCAGCGGTTGATGTGGAAATTAGAGCAGGGTGGATTCAGGCGATCCGTCCCGCCCATTCTCAGAATCAGGATGCTGGTCTTCCCACGGTGGATGGGCAGGATAAATTATTGCTGCCCGGTTTTGTCAATGGCCATACCCACTCGACGCAAATCTGGCAGCGGGGCCTGATTCCCCAATTGCCCCTGGAACTCTGGCTGGCGGATCTGGTGGATACCACGCCGATCGACCTAGAAGCTATCTATCTCGGGGCTTTGACGACAGCCGTTCAAACCCTTTTATCTGGCGGTACCTGCTTGATGGATCATCTCTATCTGGTTCTGGGGCAGGAACTGGAGACGATCGCAGCCGTTGTGCGGGCTT
Proteins encoded in this region:
- a CDS encoding cell division protein SepF, coding for MNNIFTRLRDFVGLNESGDYDYEYDEMDAGQEYQNLYQEENPQPVVEEDSRSRRRLRDRAAASFATETPSPSPISNVIGMPGAVNGISEVVVLEPRSFEEMPQAIQALRERKSVVLNLNIMDPDQAQRAVDFVAGGTYAIDGHQERIGESIFLFTPSCVQVTTQTGVTHEVPQPQVRIPRPTSPTPAWTNDQARMA
- the proC gene encoding pyrroline-5-carboxylate reductase encodes the protein MSIKLGIIGGGVMGEALLSRLIAKDVFAPGEILVGEPHPERRNFLSQQYGVEATAENPLVAARAEILLLAIKPQVFMAVTQNLLQRDGQDSLSLVISILAGVPLAKLEAAFPGKPVIRAMPNTPATVGEGMTALASGPIVSSEHLAQARQIFAAVGEVVEVPEYLMDAVTGLSGSGPGYVAIVIEALTDGGVAAGLPRPIAAQLALQTVLGTARLIQSSQLHPAELKDRVTSPGGTTITGIAVLEQAGFRSALIEAVRAAADRSRELGG
- the ribBA gene encoding bifunctional 3,4-dihydroxy-2-butanone-4-phosphate synthase/GTP cyclohydrolase II, with the protein product MIASSTIPDEFQFDTIDAALADLKAGRAIVVVDDENRENEGDIVCAGQFATPDLINFMAVYARGLICLAMTGDRLDELDLPLMVTNNTDSNQTAFTVSIDASPHLGVSTGISADDRARTIQVAINPLTRPQDLRRPGHIFPLRSREGGVLKRAGHTEAAVDLARLAGLYPAGVICEIQNPDGSMARLPELIDYARSHGLKIISIADLISYRLQHERFVYRETVTTLPTEFGYFQIYAYRNVLDDSEHVALVKGDPATFKDQSVMVRMHSECLTGDALGSLRCDCRMQLQAALKMIENAGQGVLVYLRQEGRGIGLINKLKAYSLQDMGLDTVEANERLGFPADLRNYGVGAQILNDLGVQKICLITNNPRKIAGLGGYGLEVVDRVPLLIEATSYNSSYLATKAEKMGHMMLQTYLVTIALQWQDEPGSITERYNRLEKLRHLVASYNLLLQEEVRPVAVALFGKSALIFHLGLDQPLVGENNWYSQPNHPYTQAIGEILDTLADSLGLSGLEFLISSGSDPLTGLQMKLDRRSCGLDQLPSTLMSELETQTIYSFSQGRVT